Proteins from a single region of Chlorocebus sabaeus isolate Y175 chromosome 7, mChlSab1.0.hap1, whole genome shotgun sequence:
- the LOC140712073 gene encoding growth-regulated alpha protein-like, with the protein MARAALSVAPSNPRLLRVALLLLLLVASGQRAAGAPVATELRCQCLQTLQGIHPKNIQSVIVKAPGPHCAETEVIATLKNGQKACLNPASPMVQKIIEKILNKGSTN; encoded by the exons ATGGCCCGCGCCGCGCTCTCCGTAGCCCCCAGCAATCCCCGGCTCCTGCGGGTGGCgctgctgctcctgctcctgGTGGCCTCTGGACAGCGCGCAGCAG GAGCGCCCGTGGCCACTGAACTGCGCTGCCAGTGCTTGCAGACCCTGCAGGGAATTCACCCCAAGAACATCCAAAGTGTGATTGTGAAGGCCCCAGGACCCCACTGCGCCGAAACCGAAGTCAT AGCCACACTCAAGAATGGGCAGAAAGCTTGTCTCAACCCCGCATCCCCCATGGTTCAGAAAATCATCGAAAAGATACTGAACAA GGGGAGCACCAACTGA